In one window of Longimicrobium sp. DNA:
- a CDS encoding FHA domain-containing protein — MANVVPSGRPGPLASLALMAGPRYGEELPVPAPVVVLGRAAACDVVIDDDSVSAQHARLEFDTGAWRITDLGSTNGTAVEGVKLAPQLPTPLPYGSTVRLGGVQLQFREVEAVDLQAAAAGYVAPEKPRTLREERTGPRFPVWLLLVILVIAVVVGILVYMNVAAPTAVGGLPAGLPVLALAFP; from the coding sequence ATGGCCAACGTTGTCCCGTCCGGGCGTCCGGGTCCGCTCGCCAGCCTGGCCCTGATGGCCGGCCCCCGCTACGGCGAGGAGCTGCCCGTTCCCGCGCCTGTCGTCGTGCTGGGCCGCGCCGCCGCCTGCGACGTGGTGATCGACGACGACTCCGTTTCGGCGCAGCACGCGCGGCTGGAGTTCGACACCGGCGCCTGGCGCATCACCGACCTGGGCTCCACCAACGGCACGGCCGTCGAGGGGGTGAAGCTGGCCCCCCAGCTTCCCACCCCGCTGCCCTACGGCTCCACGGTGCGCCTGGGCGGCGTGCAGCTGCAGTTCCGCGAGGTGGAGGCGGTAGACCTGCAGGCCGCGGCCGCCGGGTACGTGGCCCCCGAAAAGCCGCGCACGCTGCGCGAGGAGCGCACCGGCCCGCGCTTCCCGGTGTGGCTGCTGCTGGTGATCCTGGTGATCGCGGTGGTGGTGGGCATCCTGGTGTACATGAACGTGGCGGCGCCCACCGCGGTGGGCGGCCTGCCCGCCGGGCTTCCCGTGCTGGCGCTGGCCTTCCCGTGA